TTCATGTAGCGGGTTTTTTAGCGATTAATTCAGGGTTGTGGTTTTTTCATATCATTAAATTTTCCGATTGGACTTGGTTAAATCTGTTCACGGGAATTTGGGCTATTCTATTGGTGGGACATTTGATTTATATAGCGGCGATCGCTAACTACTCGGTAACATCCCATGGCTAACACAACTCAGGACATCGAAAATCTGGCGGCCCAAATCGGCGACAATATCTACATTGACGTGGCTAAATGGCATCTCTATCTCCGGGAAGCACATTTACACAGCGTCGTTGCCGAAAAAGTCTTCCCTTTGCTCGAAAACGACAGCTTAAGCGAGAATGCAGTCATGTCTATCCTGCGGGAGATTAAAGTCACCCTCGGAGGAGGTCATCTGCAAGTTTCTCTAGCGGATTTGTTACCCAGCAAATGTCAGATAGATTTAATCGATTTGCTGGAAGAATACCAAAAAAGTCGCTAAAATTCCCCAATACTATGCCTGATAACTCGCAGACTAGGACTAACAGGCTAAAGTAGTTATACCATTTTTCATAAGTAATGGCAGAGATGGTTAATCGCCCTCACCCCTAACCCCCCACCCCCCCAACCCCCCGACATCGGGGGGCAAGGGTAGAAGATACCTGCCAAGAATAAAGAAAAATGGTATTAGAAATAGTCCCCCAGAAGCAAACCATGGAAATAGGTGTCCCCAAAGAGATTAAAGATCAGGAGTTTCGCGTCGGTTTGAGTCCTAGTAGTGTGCGTGTACTCAATGATCGCGGTCATAGGGTATTTGTGGAAACGGCCGCCGGGTTGGGCGCCGGATTCAGCGATGAGGATTACCAAAAAGCCGGGGGCAAAATTGTGGAAAAAGCGGCCCAAGTTTGGGATAAACCGCTAATTGTTAAGGTAAAAGAGCCGCTTAAGGCAGAATACGGCTTTTTAAACAAGGAAGCTCTCCTATTCACCTATTTACACCTAGCGGCCGAGCGCTATTTAACGGAAGCATTAATCGAGTCGGGAACAACTGCGATCGCTTATGAAACGGTCGAGCTTGCCGATGGTCGCTTGCCTCTCTTAACTCCCATGAGTGTTATTGCCGGTCGTCTTTCGGTGCAATTTGGGGCCCGCTATCTGGAAAAACAACAGGGAGGTAGGGGAGTTTTACTGGGGGGTTTCCCCGGGGTGAGTCCTGGACAAGTGGTTATCCTTGGCGGTGGTGTGGTGGGTACGGAAGCGGCCAGAATTGCCATCGGTATGGGGGCAAAAGTAACTATTTTAGATATTAACGTCGAGCGCTTGGCCTATTTAGAAACTTTATTCGGTTCGCGGGTAGAATTGCTTTATAGTAGCCCGGCACAATTAGAAAATGTGGTTCCTAAGGCCGATTTATTGATTGGAGCGGTGTTAGTCTTAGGAAAACGAGCGCCAACTCTAGTTTCTCGCTCTTTAGTCGCCAAAATGAACCCTGGTTCCGTAATTGTCGATGTGGCAGTGGACCAAGGGGGCTGCGTGGAAACTCTGCGGGCCACTTCCCACAGTCAACCGACTTACCTGGAGTCGGGAGTAGTACATTATGGAGTGCCTAATATGCCTGGAGCAGTACCCTGGACGGCAACCCAAGCTTTAAATAATAGTACCCTACCCTACGTTATTAAATTAGCCGACCATGGGTTAAAAGCCTTGGATCAAGATGTTTCCCTCGCTAAGGGGTTAAATGTCGCCAATCATCGGTTAATTCATCCAGCAGTGCGCGAAGTTTTTCCCGATTTGATTTGAATGTCAAAAAGGTGCGACTGAATTATTTTGGGCTGCTAGGAAAATCAGTCGTATCTATCTTAACAATTAAAACAGGATTAAGGTGGTTAATTCACTTGTACTTTAGCTATCTTGTTGGTTATAATCAGGGAATATCATCCCTAGGAAAATATTAAGGTAAAATGGTCAAATTTATCGATTTATTTGCCGGCATTGGAGGCTTTAGAATAGCTTTTGAAAATCTGGGTTGTCAGTGTGTTTTTTCATCGGAGTGGAATAAATTTTCTCAAAAAACCTATGAAGCTAATTTTAACGATAGTCCCGAAGGAGATATTACTTTAATTCCCGCTTTAACAATACCAGATCATGATATATTGACGGCTGGGTTTCCCTGTCAGCCTTTTAGCATAGCTGGAGTAACTAAACACAATGCGTTA
This Microcystis wesenbergii NRERC-220 DNA region includes the following protein-coding sequences:
- the ald gene encoding alanine dehydrogenase — protein: MEIGVPKEIKDQEFRVGLSPSSVRVLNDRGHRVFVETAAGLGAGFSDEDYQKAGGKIVEKAAQVWDKPLIVKVKEPLKAEYGFLNKEALLFTYLHLAAERYLTEALIESGTTAIAYETVELADGRLPLLTPMSVIAGRLSVQFGARYLEKQQGGRGVLLGGFPGVSPGQVVILGGGVVGTEAARIAIGMGAKVTILDINVERLAYLETLFGSRVELLYSSPAQLENVVPKADLLIGAVLVLGKRAPTLVSRSLVAKMNPGSVIVDVAVDQGGCVETLRATSHSQPTYLESGVVHYGVPNMPGAVPWTATQALNNSTLPYVIKLADHGLKALDQDVSLAKGLNVANHRLIHPAVREVFPDLI
- a CDS encoding DUF3181 family protein, producing MANTTQDIENLAAQIGDNIYIDVAKWHLYLREAHLHSVVAEKVFPLLENDSLSENAVMSILREIKVTLGGGHLQVSLADLLPSKCQIDLIDLLEEYQKSR